The following are encoded together in the Diachasmimorpha longicaudata isolate KC_UGA_2023 chromosome 3, iyDiaLong2, whole genome shotgun sequence genome:
- the LOC135160390 gene encoding intermembrane lipid transfer protein VPS13B, producing the protein MFKLESYITPVLLNYVGKYVKNLKPEQSQVSLWGGDATFQNLDLRLNVLNEQFDLPFSFVSGHIHELLIHVPWVKITSEPIIITINTIECILKMKDGSEKREDSLSPHSLDSFQEDTPPGYMKSIVTKVVNNITINCNNLILKFVEEDIVLSVNIRFLSMQTVDDSWQPTFADVNGNDMILRKVITIEDLTLCLDKMDSSGKIDIYQDPVVYRCSMTIRAIMNCQNSSLKRSTITRFDMHCSKMEFSITEQQIPMLLRLISMLMALQSKRTVMNQRKSSITEEIQSEIGESDETITSSAPMGNNNGWGTWAWNAVASVLPVDWEDELSMDQPLGYIGHTVHFGIYIEEAILTLKTMETIKESFSHKSMKIRYRPFLTLKLSGVVAEAVQQGITVTAYRMGIGSVQLSPRGNCSCGFIEVKATAELPQYLFAGNSVNNYLKDSLFDDEFTISLMMTREYNNDIQERLSSDTKAKEFFKNCPAFCLDFVHLIELPDDIKQDELFDLARNFEYSNFQERETTRLFIGDLEVRICSGVLHRLPVITGAIEKSDILNCISHRVEPAVSELPPVTIEEYESLNEFVPMTETTVNISNLSVQFQLADHRSNSRRKSLQNKLLDYPKLVLNVDRFYGEVVAPMYAFRLAACASKQMVLSEKMLSQCYKKVEGTISGFTSLLYLSENSHTSLIIPCSLAFSLQTLIYPQYWVNIESINIPREIQNCRLDNLTVTTTKAKFTVANAILTSILCPEDAGNPLFCSSLLHDASSETNATYLELSIENINYSSVILLGTFTKSLSIGSVRIFALNDNEQAFVLSGPETSEDPGHIPKLLSMSVRYPKNPEAQEHAVTVSLRISQTRASLDPLFLDWLQYQSIYHEIEPITVLSDNHGTEETSSDASTRKKTFPSLHENVHSPSEKDRKWNWILESTKQQSYQKSEMKAKVGVLKRVTNSYFWWKKIGVICCIEPLVMYMPSRSLDGIGMNGIEESKDRALSNAQDLQIFVMKTAHLTLHSANFSADQLLNENFSISSIHQLPNNFPWTLSMTNFHCYTLSNGNQSTKQLNFLKMVSLNATIDATIKQHMNSESSLNTLGFYIYVNTSPITISCSEFQIKLVNEIIQKTSTIVESHVNKTARGSRDEQIDLLLVGQPQALQSPPILCTEETDTTSTASTSKNGSENEENPAVMTAWIQWTITKVSIKLYTLHPISQVERKMVMELEDIITSLDWQPIYIQLKNKVTTATVFHYVRSSRTVREQWRLGEFSGIIMCPGEQDDLVKGIQADDFLTITVTRAKSNNVYNKWSSYHKHHKTHKNHYSYINDNSLSSYITEVVIKLQILEVILPMEVIKTYVDVLTIKSSNSDGIVVRENPTNRSRQFLPLIYADFKGVTLVFPVLTKRNELQHDTIVIRTESVNINPHAENPICRVILRPDIYELAAQANILSTPGSAVEDRQYEIKINDILTYSTSWIHRQVNLTKRNAQASLYTMNENPALEWNNMIDHGDNGEAQCLSLTSGFDVCCIVAPSIIYKSEIMVCGRAMEITCLTDIDVAVNLEQIKLMNMLYQQLVELSIASGDTEQSGNAGMKENSGYSHQPVDSPGRDINADRSIENQREYGQDSGVDVDMSSTDVGCHLASLGSKNPMILPFEYLMNFGKISITIYENSRARSNSKSPIISPLMYLFINQPNTYISQQNATRTFQINCFDISVSFPDGVKVMETVPTAVDFKRIFVETKNGEPHPNTGIPPSFMIIRVQTEVNKKSINIDMGRPTRVNLSLPLIDLIDSTREKLSKCFEVSKIDVNTSGSPANLSECVATEENILNLPNVNVTTKQIVLALKFDTSSELILSMSSLSAGLASKSRKMNGTIALSSAMITTNVYGSYRALLNPMSGRFSMNTSWESWHDIHDLPQTRIQAYSDHIHLDIGPEQLRIVKSLQRSLEVLSEKFTKPREAQGDDIKRKGSGTTEQHYQDDLKVGAFQFIDGAADDMPLPYQVIFSKHPSQSMVWRYPQPRIITRLHMNEIFQSFIDDSEVDIESILCVIEFWSESLSSYQRYLEFPIMEIKKMTFKLPSRFPTRAVACVWRLTLHSGYLDSRTLAGYLRIDSYFNSSLISAMEVTLNIKTIDLAFYNHIDTSVYRNLSSPLEHYKLNNIIPSTQCFAIIQKRNVLVVFNKWEDSMLVDLSGSVSIDVMDYAYLRMQRFLQEVAGKIQVSKSDHTNVVMMWQEVSLKFGPEVSHTLTLSFNLWNSALEDDRKILKNEGVILSRIVVANNCNVPVRFGQSQSPDDILLQTSECHFYAWCHSDNQSMRIAIKSTGWIWSRAFNVRSDGIRQIIFDKSSNSGIHANIKSISPTQKLITFWGQLIVCNSLIEDFELRLLRYDNTSKTTKIVSEDGSYVLTNTKPLSMTIDQKENFAIRLRFLKSTNSWTGDIPLHANAKCDQPWLVKVPHQGKDKFLSIWVRIIQESIDNGRILVILSPLYMVRSFLPVDVGARLETPTLSSSFDTIIPGCGEVQQVNCPGTFENYHQLTFHSNYEISTLQTSIPVSYNCVDQRNFFKRPQKEDVDQILESLSSKKVKPRWPLRDEDENVWRPVKQGRTHAFIRYQDAGLVSSTLLFEVRPWCYIMNSLGRSISIVSTTDHLVEIPHLGVAAPPKLDGIFHLQIEIDDELYDSSPLQLASSEWNRGFIMPQISGLIPLDGIVRVSIDCKTKGICSLIINSSVQEEIRIIRVMSSHIFCNFTSHNLKISSLLANLSSPGVDVPEDLELFSDDIPPSVSKSEGIPVSQWYQVTPVSDNHKNNEAPFVLLNAGFGWSCPSRVEQAISRNCIGVPFENSSIPLVVTTQKDKEVTYIVASYDEHPQMVITNNCSFDLIIQQVNTSRGTIEPDVPPFTWACEVPSGKTRHYSTPNVGRLIPDAANARETKCSLHLSSREMAWSKIIDLPVEKPIRFDQYVQMDFHRDLKIMVESKGHTVHINIEPKSEIEVSVRDIRSRLVLEGSSSKTSEQIRNSSPLETPDVTENSSVCLTDGLFDNTISQKNQQDDEEKFLTLYIKGINLIISLDIAESKQRVEVASFYFLHTIINVTSTVECLSLGVMIGDFQFDNQMFDQGGFDFPVVLISQKPSVKPERTFNVTSSLENCIAELRKSSLFSVECLWERIEEKNACKSVHVRVLPINIYIEDKYVTQLLEYATSMVRPCCIMSGNPKVIDSIDKNKILNAPTSVIIDAGIMSSPLRIQSLMIEPISILLSVHTSVRLYVALDHSPLHFGVFERQNLFTTPYRLGNALTMHYLSGAIFGAGWVVGSLEILGSPGSFAHALGSGLKDFIALPFQGLLQGPWGFVVGVTHGSASLMKNITAGTVNSVTKLASSVARNLDRLTLDEEHVQRQEESRRTRPQGMAQGLYQGLTGFGISILAAVAGLAHHPLQNLLNGETSAKGLMTGVGLGLVGVVTKPLSGAAELVALTGQGLLQRTGWNSLPSARRQSTFGDFHVNSISTRYIWKLASLMLKNCDNILYLTDAEFVDNKGNRCDVTIVVTRHDLLIVNRGEDKVYKLFGLRELSFGEDLGDDSSLRLSYSVGQQQKYQSETPSERLEMDQEMRSRVEQYVISSAGLVSLGEGESQNVVHGTHTSSFAVNSFNFYLKPTERNYLRALMRIVKRQSQGIDFTVL; encoded by the exons ATGTTTAAATTGGAATCCTATATAACTCCGGTACTTCTCAATTATGTTGGGAAGTATGTGAAGAATTTGAAGCCGGAGCAGTCTCAG GTATCACTATGGGGTGGCGACGCAACTTTCCAAAATCTAGACCTCCGCCTCAACGTTCTGAACGAACAATTCGATCTTCCCTTCAGCTTCGTCAGCGGTCACATCCACGAGCTCCTGATCCATGTCCCCTGGGTGAAGATCACCTCTGAGCCCATAATAATCACAATAAACACGATAGAATGTATCCTAAAGATGAAAGACGGTTCCGAGAAGCGGGAGGACAGCCTCTCCCCTCATTCCCTCGATTCTTTCCAAGAGGACACTCCCCCAGGTTACATGAAAAGCATTGTGACAAAAGTCGTCAACAACATAACGATAAACTGCAACAATCTCATTCTAAAATTCGTAGAAGAGGACATAGTCCTCAGTGTGAACATTCGTTTCCTCTCAATGCAGACAGTCGACGACTCCTGGCAGCCAACATTCGCCGACGTCAACGGAAACGACATGATTCTGCGCAAAGTTATCACCATCGAAGACTTGACCCTGTGCCTTGACAAGATGGATTCGTctggaaaaattgatatttaccAGGATCCAGTGGTCTATCGTTGCTCTATGACAATCAGAGCGATCATGAACTGCCAGAACAGCAGTTTGAAACGCTCAACAATAACACGATTTGACATGCACTGTTCTAAAATGGAATTCTCGATAACAGAACAGCAAATTCCGATGCTGTTGCGATTAATCTCGATGTTAATGGCTCTACAATCGAAACGAACGGTGATGAATCAGAGAAAGTCCTCGATAACTGAGGAAATACAATCGGAAATTGGAGAGAGTGATGAGACGATAACGTCATCAGCTCCGATGGGCAATAACAATGGTTGGGGGACGTGGGCATGGAATGCAGTGGCCTCAGTACTCCCTGTCGACTGGGAGGACGAACTGTCGATGGATCAGCCACTCGGCTACATCGGCCACACGGTTCACTTCGGAATATACATCGAAGAAGCGATTTTAACCCTGAAAACTATGGAGACAATCAAGGAATCCTTCTCTcacaaatcaatgaaaatcagATATCGACCATTTTTAACTCTGAAACTGTCTGGGGTGGTTGCTGAGGCTGTACAGCAGGGTATAACAGTAACAGCGTACAGGATGGGCATCGGAAGTGTCCAGTTATCACCCAGAGGTAATTGCAGCTGTGGATTCATCGAGGTCAAGGCCACTGCGGAATTGCCACAGTATTTGTTCGCTGGTAACTCTGTGAATAATTACTTGAAAGACTCTCTGTTTGACGATGAATTTACCATTAGTCTAATGATGACCAGAGAATACAACAATGACATCCAGGAACGTTTATCATCAGACACTAAagccaaagaatttttcaaaaactgcCCTGCCTTCTGCCTAGACTTTGTTCATCTTATTGAACTCCCTGATGATATCAAACAAGATGAGTTGTTCGATTTAGCAAGAAATTTCGAGTACAGTAATTTCCAGGAGAGAGAAACTACGAGGTTATTCATTGGAGATCTGGAGGTCAGAATTTGCTCAGGGGTTCTCCACAGGCTTCCAGTGATCACTGGTGCCATCGAAAAGTCTGACATTTTGAATTGCATTTCTCACAGAGTTGAGCCAGCAGTTAGTGAACTGCCTCCAGTGACAATTGAGGAATACGAGTCGTTGAATGAATTCGTTCCCATGACTGAAACAAcggtgaatatctcgaatttATCGGTGCAGTTTCAGTTGGCCGATCACAGAAGTAATTCCAGGAGAAAATCACTGCAGAATAAATTGCTGGATTACCCTAAGCTGGTTCTGAATGTCGATCGTTTTTATGGCGAAGTGGTTGCACCCATGTATGCTTTCAGACTGGCAGCTTGTGCCTCGAAGCAGATGGTTTTATCAGAGAAAATGTTGAGTCAGTGTTACAAGAAGGTGGAGGGAACCATTTCTGGGTTTACCAGTCTCCTGTATTTATCAGAAAACTCTCACACATCTTTGATCATACCCTGCAGTCTTGCATTCTCCTTGCAGACGTTGATCTACCCTCAATACTGGGTGAATATTGAATCCATCAACATTCCTAGAGAGATTCAGAACTGCAGGCTGGATAATCTCACTGTTACAACAACAAAAGCTAAATTTACTGTGGCAAATGCCATTTTAACGTCAATACTATGTCCAGAAGATGCGGGGAATCCCCTGTTTTGCTCGTCACTGCTGCACGACGCATCCAGTGAAACCAATGCCACGTATCTGGAGTTGTCgattgaaaatatcaattacTCGTCGGTGATTTTACTAGGAACATTTACGAAGAGTTTGAGCATTGGAAGTGTCAGGATTTTTGCTCTTAATGACAATGAACAAGCGTTTGTCCTGTCAGGGCCAGAGACTTCTGAGGATCCAGGCCATATTCCCAAATTATTGTCGATGTCAGTGAGATACCCGAAAAATccagaggcccaggagcacgCAGTCACTGTCAGCCTCAGGATATCTCAGACTCGAGCATCACTAGATCCACTGTTTCTCGATTGGCTTCAGTACCAGAGTATTTACCATGAGATTGAACCCATCACAGTATTATCGGACAATCATGGAACTGAGGAGACATCATCGGACGCATCTacgaggaaaaaaacatttcctaGTCTTCATGAGAACGTTCACAGCCCCTCTGAGAAGGATCGCAAGTGGAACTGGATTCTAGAGAGCACTAAGCAACAGAGCTACCAGAAATCAGAAATGAAAGCCAAAGTTGGAGTTTTGAAAAGAGTCACGAATTCGTATTTCTGGTGGAAGAAAATTGGAGTTATCTGTTGCATCGAACCTCTGGTAATGTATATGCCATCGAGATCATTGGATGGCATTGGAATGAATGGAATTGAAGAGTCAAAGGACAGAGCTTTGTCAAATGCACAAGATCTCCAAATTTTCGTGATGAAAACTGCACATTTGACACTGCACTCAGCGAATTTTTCAGCTGATCAACTATTGAATGAAAACTTCAGCATCTCCTCGATCCACCAACTgccaaataattttccttgGACTCTGAGTATGACTAACTTCCATTGTTATACGTTGAGCAATGGAAATCAATCCACAAAACAGTTGAACTTTCTGAAGATGGTATCGCTAAATGCTACAATAGATGCCACGATCAAGCAGCACATGAATTCAGAATCTTCACTGAATACTCTGGGCTTCTACATTTATGTCAATACATCTCCAATAACCATCTCCTGTTCAGAGTTCCAGATCAAACTGGTCaacgaaataattcaaaaaaccTCAACAATAGTCGAATCACACGTAAATAAAACAGCGAGAGGTTCACGTGATGAACAGATAGACCTTCTGCTGGTGGGACAACCTCAAGCTCTCCAGAGTCCACCAATATTGTGTACAGAGGAAACAGATACAACTTCAACAGCATCGACATCGAAGAATGGGTCTGAAAACGAGGAGAATCCAGCTGTGATGACAGCCTGGATTCAATGGACAATAACAAAAGTATCGATCAAGCTCTATACTCTTCATCCCATCAGCCAGGTCGAACGAAAAATGGTCATGGAGCTGGAGGATATTATAACTTCCCTGGACTGGCAGCCAATCTACATTCAACTGAAAAACAAAGTCACAACAGCCACAGTCTTCCATTACGTGAGGTCATCAAGAACTGTTCGTGAGCAATGGCGTCTGGGGGAATTTTCAGGAATAATCATGTGCCCAGGTGAGCAGGATGATTTGGTGAAGGGTATCCAGGCCGATGACTTCTTGACTATCACTGTGACAAGAGCCAAGTCGAATAATGTTTACAACAAGTGGAGTTCCTATCACAAACATCATAAAACACATAAGAATCATTATTCCTACATCAATGACAACTCTTTATCCAGCTACATCACAGAAGTGGTGATTAAACTGCAGATTCTGGAGGTGATTCTACCGATGGAGGTCATTAAAACGTACGTGGATGTCCTAACAATTAAAAGCTCTAATTCTGATGGCATTGTGGTACGAGAAAATCCGACGAATCGTTCTCGTCAGTTTCTTCCTCTTATCTACGCTGACTTCAAAGGAGTCACTTTGGTGTTTCCAGTGTTAACGAAGAGAAACGAACTACAGCACGACACAATAGTTATCAGAACTGAGAGCGTTAATATCAATCCCCACGCAGAAAATCCCATCTGCAGAGTGATTCTGCGTCCTGATATATATGAGCTTGCAGCTCAAGCGAATATCCTGAGCACTCCGGGTTCCGCAGTGGAGGATCGACAATATGAGATTAAGATAAACGACATCCTAACCTACAGTACGTCATGGATTCATCGTCAGGTGAATTTGACAAAACGCAATGCCCAAGCATCCCTGTATACGATGAACGAGAATCCTGCCTTAGAGTGGAATAATATGATTGATCATGGAGATAATGGGGAAGCTCAGTGTTTGTCCTTGACATCTGGATTCGATGTCTGTTGCATCGTTGCTCCATCAATTATCTACAAGTCAGAAATAATGGTGTGTGGAAGAGCTATGGAGATCACTTGTTTGACTGACATTGACGTTGCAGTTAATTTGGAGCAGATTAAACTGATGAACATGTTGTATCAGCAGCTGGTGGAGCTGTCCATAGCTTCTGGTGATACTGAGCAAAGTGGGAACGCGGGGATGAAGGAGAATAGTGGATATTCACATCAACCAGTGGATTCACCTGGGAGAGACATAAATGCAGACAGAAGTATCGAGAATCAACGAGAATATGGTCAGGACAGTGGAGTCGATGTGGATATGTCTTCCACAGACGTAGGCTGTCACTTGGCTTCCCTAGGATCAAAGAATCCAATGATACTGCCTTTTGAGTACCTCATGAACTTCGGAAAAATCTCGATAACGATTTACGAAAATTCGAGGGCTAGATCGAACAGCAAAAGCCCGATTATTTCTCCACTGATGTATCTTTTTATTAATCAACCCAATACCTACATCTCTCAGCAGAATGCCACGAGAACTTTTCAGATCAACTGCTTTGATATATCTGTATCATTTCCTGATGGGGTTAAGGTTATGGAGACTGTTCCAACAGCTGTAGATTTTAAAAGAATATTTGTGGAGACAAAGAATGGAGAGCCCCACCCCAACACTGGAATTCCCCCTTCTTTCATGATCATCAGGGTTCAGACTGAAGTGAACAAGAAGTCAATTAACATTGACATGGGTCGACCCACACGAGTGAATCTCTCATTACCACTGATCGATCTCATTGATTCCACTCGAGAGAAATTATCAAAGTGTTTTGAGGTCTCGAAAATAGATGTTAATACGTCAGGATCCCCAGCAAATTTGTCAGAATGTGTTGCaacagaagaaaatattttaaatcttCCAAATGTCAACGTAACAACGAAACAAATAGTCTTAGCTCTGAAGTTTGATACCAGTTCTGAGTTGATCCTCTCCATGTCTTCATTATCTGCAGGACTGGCAAGTAAATCACGAAAAATGAACGGGACCATTGCTCTGTCTTCAGCGATGATAACAACGAACGTCTATGGGAGCTATCGAGCTCTTCTAAACCCCATGTCAGGCAGGTTTTCTATGAATACCAGCTGGGAGAGCTGGCACGACATCCACGATTTGCCTCAGACAAGAATTCAAGCTTACAGCGATCACATTCATCTGGACATTGGCCCTGAGCAGCTAAGGATCGTCAAAAGTCTCCAGAGGAGCCTTGAAGTTCTGtcggaaaaattcacaaaGCCCCGAGAAGCCCAGGGCGATGACATTAAACGGAAAGGCTCTGGTACTACTGAACAACATTATCAGGATGATCTGAAGGTCGGCGCGTTCCAGTTCATTGATGGTGCAGCTGACGATATGCCACTACCTTATCAAGTGATATTCTCCAAGCATCCAAGTCAATCGATGGTCTGGCGCTATCCCCAGCCGCGAATTATCACTCGTCTGCacatgaatgaaatttttcaatcgtttATCGATGACTCTGAGGTCGACATCGAGAGCATTCTTTGTGTCATCGAATTCTGGAGTGAGTCTCTATCGTCGTACCAGCGTTATCTCGAATTTCCCATCATGGAGATCAAGAAGATGACGTTTAAATTGCCGAGCAGGTTCCCCACTAGAGCTGTCGCCTGCGTTTGGAGGTTAACCCTTCATTCGGGGTATTTAGACTCTAGAACTCTCGCTGGATACCTCAGGATTGACTCCTACTTCAACTCATCCCTAATATCTGCTATGGAGGTGACACTCAACATCAAAACAATTGATCTGGCTTTTTACAACCACATTGACACATCTGTTTATCGCAATCTCTCATCTCCCCTAGAACACTATAAATTGAATAACATCATTCCGAGTACTCAGTGTTTTGCCATTATCCAAAAACGAAATGTCTTGGTTGTTTTTAATAAATGGGAGGACTCGATGTTGGTGGATCTGTCTGGCAGCGTGTCCATTGATGTCATGGACTATGCTTACCTGAGGATGCAAAGGTTCCTACAGGAAGTGGCCGGAAAAATACAAGTGTCCAAGTCTGATCACACTAATGTTGTCATGATGTGGCAGGAGGTCTCCTTGAAATTTGGACCTGAGGTCTCGCACACGTTGACGTTATCCTTCAACCTTTGGAATTCAGCACTCGAGGACGATAGGAAGATCCTGAAGAATGAGGGAGTTATTTTGAGTAGAATCGTGGTGGCTAATAACTGCAATGTTCCAGTGAGATTTGGACAGAGTCAATCACCTgatgatattttattgcagACGTCTGAATGTCATTTCTACGCTTGGTGTCACAGTGACAATCAGAGCATGAGGATCGCTATAAAAAGCACTGGATGGATCTGGAGTCGAGCCTTCAACGTCAGATCAGATGGGATTCGACAgattatttttgataaatcatCAAACTCGGGAATTCACGCTAACATAAAGTCAATTTCTCCAACGCAGAAGCTGATAACTTTCTGGGGACAGTTAATCGTTTGTAATTCGTTGATCGAAGACTTTGAACTGAGGCTTTTGCGGTACGATAATACATCGAAAACGACAAAGATCGTCTCTGAGGACGGTTCTTATGTCTTGACGAATACGAAACCCCTGTCGATGACGATAGATCAAAAGGAGAATTTCGCGATAAGACTGAGATTCCTGAAGTCCACAAACTCGTGGACTGGAGACATTCCTCTGCACGCCAATGCCAAGTGCGATCAGCCTTGGCTGGTAAAAGTTCCCCATCAAGGAAAGGACAAATTCCTCAGCATCTGGGTGAGGATTATTCAGGAATCCATCGATAACGGACGAATTCTGGTGATTCTGAGTCCCCTTTACATGGTAAGATCGTTTTTACCTGTTGACGTTGGAGCCAGACTGGAAACGCCGACTCTGTCGTCCTCCTTCGACACCATAATTCCTGGGTGTGGAGAGGTGCAACAGGTGAACTGTCCTGGGACCTTTGAGAACTATCACCAGTTAACGTTTCATAGCAATTACGAAATCTCAACACTGCAGACATCTATTCCTGTTTCCTACAACTGTGTGGACCAGAGAAACTTCTTCAAGAGGCCCCAGAAAGAAGATGTGGACCAGATCCTGGAGAGTCTCTCCTCGAAGAAGGTAAAGCCTCGTTGGCCTCTGAGAGATGAGGATGAGAATGTTTGGAGACCTGTGAAGCAGGGAAGAACTCACGCCTTCATTAGATATCAGGATGCAGGGCTAGTTTCCAGCACTCTGTTGTTCGAAGTTCGTCCCTGGTGCTACATAATGAACTCCCTGGGGCGATCAATCTCTATAGTATCGACTACTGATCATCTCGTGGAGATTCCCCATTTGGGGGTGGCTGCACCCCCCAAACTGGATGGAATATTCCACCTGCAAATTGAGATCGACGACGAACTCTATGACTCTAGCCCCCTGCAACTGGCAAGTTCAGAGTGGAACAGAGGGTTTATCATGCCTCAGATCAGTGGACTGATCCCACTTGATGGAATAGTCAGAGTCAGCATTGACTGCAAAACTAAAGGAATTTGTAGTTTGATCATCAACTCCAGTGTTCAGGAGGAGATCAGGATAATCAGAGTGATGAGCAGTcacattttttgcaatttcacATCACACAACCTCAAAATATCGTCTTTATTAGCCAATTTATCATCCCCTGGAGTGGATGTACCTGAAGATCTCGAGTTATTCAGTGATGACATTCCTCCAAGTGTTTCGAAGAGCGAGGGAATACCTGTCAGCCAGTGGTATCAGGTTACACCTGTCTCTGATAATCACAAGAATAACGAAGCTCCTTTTGTTCTGCTGAACGCAGGATTTGGTTGGTCGTGTCCTTCAAGGGTCGAACAAGCAATCAGTCGCAATTGCATTGGAGTTCCTTTTGAAAACTCCTCGATTCCCCTGGTAGTCACCACCCAGAAGGACAAAGAAGTGACGTATATTGTGGCATCTTATGACGAACACCCACAAATGGTGATAACCAACAACTGCTCCTTTGATCTGATAATTCAGCAGGTGAATACAAGCAGAGGTACTATTGAGCCTGATGTCCCACCCTTCACATGGGCCTGTGAGGTCCCCAGTGGAAAGACTCGTCACTACTCAACTCCGAACGTTGGGAGACTGATCCCAGATGCTGCCAATGCCAGAGAAACCAAGTGTTCTCTTCATTTGTCCTCGAGAGAGATGGCCTGGTCCAAGATAATTGATCTTCCAGTGGAGAAGCCCATCAGGTTTGATCAGTACGTTCAGATGGACTTCCACAGGGACTTGAAGATCATGGTAGAGAGCAAAGGCCATACTGTCCACATCAATATCGAGCCAAAGTCGGAGATTGAAGTGTCTGTCAGAGACATCCGAAGCCGATTGGTGCTTGAGGGGTCTTCCTCGAAGACATCTGAGCAAATTCGAAATTCTTCGCCATTGGAAACTCCTGATGTCACCGAGAATTCGTCAGTCTGCTTGACCGACGGTCTTTTCGACAACACAATATCCCAGAAAAACCAGCAAGACGACGAGGAAAAATTCCTGACACTTTATATCAAGGGTATCAACTTGATTATCAGTCTCGACATCGCTGAGAGCAAGCAGAGAGTCGAAGTTGCCAGTTTCTACTTCTTACATACGATAATAAACGTGACATCGACAGTCGAGTGTTTGAGCCTTGGAGTTATGATTGGAGATTTCCAATTCGATAATCAGATGTTTGATCAAGGGGGCTTTGATTTTCCAGTGGTCCTGATCTCCCAGAAACCATCGGTGAAGCCTGAAAGGACCTTCAACGTGACTTCCTCTCTAGAAAATTGCATCGCAGAGTTGCGAAAAAGTTCTTTGTTCAGTGTGGAGTGTTTGTGGGAGAgaatcgaggaaaaaaatgcttGCAAAAGTGTCCACGTCAGGGTTTTGCCGATTAACATCTATATTGAGGATAAATATGTCACTCAACTGCTGGAGTATGCGACTTCCATGGTACGACCCTGTTGCATTATGTCTGGTAATCCCAAAGTGATTGATTctatcgataaaaataaaattctaaacgCCCCAACGAGCGTCATCATCGACGCTGGGATCATGAGCTCTCCTCTGAGAATTCAGAGTCTGATGATCGAGCCAATCTCCATTCTGCTGAGTGTTCACACGTCTGTGAGGCTTTATGTTGCACTAGATCACTCGCCCCTTCATTTTGGTGTCTTTGAAAGACAGAATTTGTTCACCACTCCCTATAGACTGGGGAATGCCCTGACGATGCACTATTTATCTGGTGCTATTTTTGGAGCGGGATGGGTCGTTGGTTCTTTGGAAATTCTGGGATCACCAGGGAGTTTTGCACACGCTCTAGGGTCAGGGCTCAAGGACTTCATCGCTCTACCTTTTCAGGGCCTGCTGCAGGGACCCTGGGGGTTCGTTGTCGGGGTCACTCATGGATCGGCTAGtctcatgaaaaatatcactGCTGGAACTGTCAATTCTGTGACCAAATTGGCGTCAAGTGTTGCCAGGAATCTGGACAGACTGACCCTGGATGAAGAACATGTGCAAAGGCAAGAGGAATCCAGGAGGACGAGGCCCCAGGGAATGGCACAGGGGCTGTACCAAGGCCTCACTGGGTTTGGTATCAGTATTCTGGCAGCTGTAGCAGGACTCGCTCATCATCCTCTTCAGAATTTACTGAATGGGGAGACCAGTGCCAAGGGATTGATGACTGGGGTGGGCCTGGGACTCGTCGGAGTGGTCACCAAGCCTCTCTCGGGGGCTGCTGAGCTTGTTGCGTTGACCGGACAGGGATTGCTTCAAAGGACTGGCTGGAACTCCCTTCCCTCCGCCCGGAGACAGTCGACGTTTGGGGATTTTCATGTGAACTCCATCTCCACGAGGTACATCTGGAAACTTGCGTCGTTGATGCTCAAGAACTGTGATAATATTTTGTACTTGACGGACGCTGAGTTTGTGGATAACAAGGGGAACAGGTGTGATGTCACTATTGTTGTGACGCGACATGATCTTCTGATAGTGAACAGGGGAGAGGACAAGGTCTATAAATTGTTCGGGCTGAGGGAGTTGAGTTTTGGAGAAGATCTTGGAGACGATAGCTCTTTGAGGCTGAGTTATTCGGTGGGACAGCAACAGAAGTATCAGTCGGAGACGCCGAGCGAACGCCTG